In Aedes albopictus strain Foshan chromosome 3, AalbF5, whole genome shotgun sequence, the genomic window GTTATGCTCAGCTGCCTCATCACGAAGAGTGTTTATCTCTTGCTTTTCCGGTTCGTCATTCAATTCCAATAAATATTGCGTCAGATCATGGTCAATTCGTCTTCGTTGCTCCACTCCGAAGAGCAACACCGCTGGGGTCTTTCCAGTTGCTCTATTGACTGTATTATTGAGCATGTATTCCGCGTCGGTAATGATCGAATCCCATCTGTCACCTGTCTCCTCGACGAGTTTGCTGATCAATGGCATCATAGTTCGATTATATCTCTCGATCTGTCCGTTGGCTTTGGGACATGCTGTCGCAACCTTAACATGGCGTATGCCATGGTCTGCTATGAATTTATTGAAGGCATGCGACGTAAACGCGGTGCCTCGGTCAGATATCAAAACCTTTGGAGTCGAATATGTGTGGAAATAACTTCGAAGAGATTTCATGACTTCAGTTGTTTTGGTCGTCTTCGTTGGATACAGTTTGATGAACTTTGTGCAAGCATCTACTACAGCTAGAATGTACTCATTTTTTCCCTTTCCCTTCTCCAATGGTCCGAGATGGTCAATATGCAGCACTTCAAATGGAACTTTTGGTTTCTCTACGCTGAAAAGTTCTCCATCGTAGCGTTTGTTGCGAGGATTGAATGCAATACAAGAAATACAACACTTGGCATGATCCTGCACCTGTTCTCGCATACGAGGAAACCAGTAAGTCCTTTTGATCAATCCGCAAACCTTGTCCACTCCGAAGTGTCCCATGTCGTTGTGGAACTTGTTGATAACCGATGGAACCATTTGTAAGGGCACATACAACAAGGACTTGTTACCTACTTTCTTGTATAAAATCTCATCCCGAACTTCGTAATCTTTCAATGATCCCAAACTCACCGCTTGCTTCAAATTTTCCACCGCTGAGTCTTGCAACTGAGCAACATAAAGAGCATTTTCAAAAACAGAAGACACCGTCCGATAATCCTCTTCAATCAGATGCACGTTTACCCGTGAGAGTGCATCTGCATGTTGCATCTTCAATCCCGACCGGTGCAATATTTCGAAGTCGAACTGTTCAAGGTATAACGCCCAACGAGCAATTTTGGGATTAACATCCTTTTTTTCCAACGTTTGCTTTAGGGAGTTACAATCTGTCAAAATTCTAAAACGTAGACCGAACAAGTAAATACGGAACCTTTGGAGGCAGTACACGATTGCTAAGGTCTCCAACTCGAAACTGTGCAATTTTGACTCACTTGGTGACGTTTTCTTACTGAAATACATAATCGGATGCATCaacccatcatctgtttgtcgTTGTAGTAGTACACCACCGTAGCCTGCCGAAGAAGCGTCCGTATGAAGCTCCGTTTCCGCCGTTGGAGAATAGATTCGTAGAACTGGTTTAGAAATCAGTGCTTGCTTTAGCTTCTCTACCGCCTCTAGATGATTCCTTGTTAATACAAACTCTCGATCTTCCTTCAACAAGTCGTACAACGGAGCTGCCAAAATGTTGAACCCGCTAATAAACTTTCTGAAGTAATTAACAAGTCCGAGAAAACGTTGAAGACTTTTTCGATCAATTGGAATCGGAAACTCGCGAATAGATTCAATATGCCGGTCACTAGGTTGAATACTGTTGAACTTGACATCGTAACCAAGATATTCTGTACGCGTTTTCAAAAAATGACACTTAGATAGCTGAAGTTCCAAGTGATTGTTCGATAGAACTTGCAAAACCTCACTCAACGTTTGAAGATGCTCTTCAACGCTTTTCGAAGCGATCATCATATCGTCAATGAACACCACTATTCTCCCGTCCCGAATGAATGGATCAAGCACTTTAGTTATATACTTTACGAACATCGATGGGGAATTAGCGTACCCAAAAGGCAAACGATTGAACTCGTATTGCCCGCTGTTAGTCACAAAGGAAGTGTACTTCTTACTTTCTTCGGTTAATTCAACGTGGTAGAATCCATTTTTGAGATCCAGTGATGAAAAATAACGTTTTCCCTGAAGCTTCAAAATTTGATCTTCTATCACTGGCATGGGAAAGTGATTTCTTTCAACGATTCTGTTCAGTGGTTTGTAATTCACACACATACGGTaagtattgttttttttcttggtCAGCACTACACGCGAAGTATACGGCGAATCGCTTTCCCGGATTATGCCCTCCGCTGACAAGTCAGCAATGATTTTATCAAGCTCATTCTTTTCAACGACACTAAGTCTTTGTGGCGTTGCGGAGAAGACTTTGTTTTCCCTCAAACGTATTTCCGCTTGGTACTTGACCAAGGGAGCTGCCGGTCGTTGGCGTTCAAAATAATTTACCTTCAAAACCTCTTCAAGTTTATGCCGAAAAGAATACGTCTCGTTATCGTCACCCACATCAAGATTCGCATAATCAGCATGAAAAGTGCATGTCGACCCCATTTCCCCAAACATGGACCAATCAGAAAGCTTCGACGGATTATCAACCAATTCTGGAAGAGTGTTTACTGGGAATGTTATAAACTGAATTTGATTTTCCCTGAGAAAGCTTCTACCTAATATCAACCCTACTTGCATAGTGTCTTCTGACACGACCAAGAACCGTGCAGTAAATTGGTTTTGGCCAATATATACAAAACTGTTCCACTCACCCACAACTTTtacttttgaattatttataCCCACGATCTCCTCACTTGTTTGTCTAACCGAAATCTTAGAGGGTAGCAAATTTGATTTTATGAGACTAGCATAACTACCTGAATCCACCAGAGCTAACGCACGGATGCGCTCCTCAGCCACATCCAACTCCACCATCGCCTGAGATGATTCATCCACTGCTACCGCATTCAACGAGCCACCCTGGAACACCGCATTCGTTGAACTTCGTCCTGCCACTTTCGGCCCCACCTGATATGGCTCCTTTTGCACTGCCGAAAAACACTTCTCCGTCGCATGGCCGACCTTCAAACACCTGCCGCACCGCTCTCTACGTTGAGGTTTTGGACAGTCGATGGATTTGTGGCCAGGTTCTCGACAGTTGAAGCAAGTTACCTCAGTGCTGACCCGGCCGACCGGTTCACTCGTGGAGGTGGGAGCGATTTTAACGAATCTTGAAGGCGCTTGAGGGACCATACTCAAGTTAGACGCCACCCACTTGATATGACGCAACATTTCCAGGGTCGATTTGAATTGCATCGAGAGTAAACTTGAGTACACCTTGTCATTACGTAGTCCTTTGATGATGTACTTCATCGTCGCTGAAGTGCTGAAATCGCCTTTTTGTGCCATGGCGTCGACGCGATAAACATATGACTCGTACGACTCATCCTTCTCAATCTTTACCGCCTCCAATTGTCGATGTATATCGGCTTCGTCGAAGGTTTCAGGAAAGGCCAATGTCACCTGATCCTTGAACTGCATCCAGTTGAAAATTTGCTCCTCATGTCTCCGGTACCAATTAGCCGCTGCGCCGCTTAGACGAGTTGAAGCGTATAGTAAACATACTTGCTCCGACCAACCGTACAAAACGCGGAAATGATCGATCCGGCGTAACCATTTCACTACGCCGTCGCCTTCTGAATACTCCGGAATCAATTTACCAACGTCGTGCGGATGAAGAGCGAAGCCGGTTGTTAGTGTTGGTGGTTGTGTTTGCATTGCGACGCCTCGCCTTTCGCCGTCGGTTCGATCGTCGTCCGTCTCGTCGCTTGTGACGTCAAAAAAATGCTCGTCCTCCGATTGCTGCTGTTTTTTCTTGGCCGCCATGTTTCTCGTCACTGGCATCGTGTAATACGATCCGTCGTCGCACTCCAAATCCGTCGGAGTTTCTGCTCTGGATCTTCCGCTATACACCGCCGGTACGTCCGGGGGAATCCCACTTCTGAATCTGAAGACGAGGAACCGGATGGCAAACAAAACACGCCGAATAAACTCAAACAAATTTTATTGGTTGTCTTCGCGTTAACAATTTTTCTCGAACTGCTCGTCTCGCTGTTGGAGGGGTCCGCTCTCCAAATCTCTACACCCAACTCTACCCAACTACAATAACACTCTAAAGCAAAACATCACATTTCTTCGTTAATTCAAGAAGTTTacatccctatttctacttaacaaacatacccaatttttgtatgaaaaagttcccccgatggaatatttcgatgttgggcttgaatgaaagctagtagcgtcaactttcacgtaacgtaaaaattagcgatgcctatttttttgtaataaatttcttataccagacacaccgtgcggtaatcaaaattaagtgtgtagagaacagactttatgatcggaagaatgcgagtaacttcaacaacaacaaatgcataagaggtacataccacagacaaacagacgaaacgcctagaacaattttagtgaaaattcatcgcccagttcacactatcaccacctggtggaaatgtttcacgaaacactgcgttgtgcaatatcgtcatcagaaggcgctagtgtgaaacgtcaaacgcaaagaaaaacgatgggcgctcttcttgttatgaaagccacaaccaagattcaaaatgatcgttgaaggcgtggtcaatgaaaatttcgccagtgttacgtttgtttgtctgtatacatacctgacaatgctcacgaaaaaaacaaaaaaatactaccgctatgaatattaaaaattgtatagtattttttttcttcagccaccaacaccaaacaagtaagttaaaattaataagtgattttgtttattataatctaacgaacaagatgaacagtcgctttctcaaaggtcttcaactcaacgctctcttgtagaccgtttgatgaaaaaaaatgttcaaaagagttacgaaatctcaccgaaagcaccatagataaactgaaagagactggttatgcccaaatgtccacattgtgtacaaaattacgcatttgcacgtcctgccgtctagaatttgacaaacgagccatctgtatatcatcggtaaagcagggcgcaggaagttcgaaaacgacaacaactgagaaattgccatcagcgacatctgtttaaacaatttaattacgccccttttcaaaaatgccctgtaatattcttcaacatctatacccatttcaatatttttaacgttgcaaaacacgctttcaacattcatcttgaagaagagggaaaacacttgtcctcaaatgtaacagcaaattaatgaataaacgactaatgcgcggagggcgtgataaaatcggaacattacggtacatagtatattatattatatgtatatataatatataataaaaacaacttgttttactcacgcaaggccattaacaataaaatcagcatcaaacttcaatttccggccgaaataatttacactaaaaaaaattattactaaatgtgaaaattgtgaaatgtttgaattgtcataacttttttgtttattttcatggtagattgctaatacaatggaccgttttctctaaaaaattacgttggtaaaaagatagggttttgagatatttgagtttttgtgacaaaaatgatattttttaatgttaaaaaagattttttttcacagtgtatattttcttaggaatcgccatttagttatctaactttgctgaacaataaaatcagcatcaaatcgcgattcccggccgaaataatttacacagaaaaattttttttactaaatgtaaaaattgtgaaatttttgaaatgttataacttttttgtttattagtttaccatcaccaaatttttatggtagattgctaatacaatggaccgttttccctaaaaaattcaagttggtaaaaagatagggttttgagatatttgagtttttgtgacaaaaatgatgtttttcaatgataaaatagattttttttcacagtgtatattttcttagaaatcaccatttagctatctaactttgctgaaaaattcatagcaatcgaacaatccgtttttgctgtgcatatttttgaatatttttgaaccattttcacatacacccttttgaaaagttagtcgtggctctaaataaaaatttgatatcgaaaaatggcgatttagatggaactgaaaaactgtgcaaagtttcagttcaatagaaaatcatgaattaaaaattttccttaattttgatgctgttgcttggaatcgctcatttaTCCAATACACGGCAGGCCTCGTTGGTGTTGGAGAAATATGCAACTCGAGctgaaatcctgaaaaatccttATTTTGCAactatgccccccccccccccccacccccgatTCTAACCCTTTTTGCACTGAGCTGGCCAACTGTTATAGCAGCGCTGATATTTGTCAAAGCACGATGCCACATCACTGGTAAATTATAAAAACAGCAGTCAATccattttatttctttatttacaATATGAACGTTTTTTAATGCTGGCAAATCAACTGCATATCTAGTTCCGCCAGCTAGAAGATGTGCAATTGGAGAAATAGATGATTCCTAGGTAAAATCGTTTGAATGCTTCTATTCATCGTCGGCAGGAATGCCCAATTCGGCATTGGTCCACAGAGTGGGATCCGGATAGTCGAATTCTCCCTGAAAAGACGACGTAATGTTATAAATGGGTACCTAATTATTGTGGATTCGGCCCCAAATTTGATTCTGAATCGAAACAATGCCTTGCACCGGTTCCTGTGCAGTTTGTAACACTGCATTCGACATTAAATATGTTTAATGTAAAGGAAGGAACGCTAGCAGAAGTCAATGTTTCAACTtaatcattcaatttggttccgAATCCACAACACTCTTTATCCAACAACAAACCGTAATATGTTCGTATTCATGGAACAGATGCCACAGCACCCACCACCACATCATTCCTCCGGCGACTTGGGCTCCGACACGGACCATCATATCCGGCTTTGGCCCATTCATTCGGTATGCAACACTGAAAATAGTCAAGCAGTTTAGCAATTCAAATCCAAACATCATAAGCAAATTACATAAGCGGTCCTCTGGAAGTTCATCCACCATTTCCACCGACAAAAACACCATACTTACTCGTGTCCGTGACGGACTAGCTGGTTACGGACGGTCGCCCTAGTTGCCGGGGAACTGGCCACACGCTGCAGCAGGCGGCCCAACAGCAGAGCACGAGAGGCAATCATTTTATTTTCGACGACGGGAACCGCAACAGACCGACGACAGCAAATCACCTGCAAACGATACCGCACTTTCCGATTTTCTTTCCGAAGTGACAGAAGACTGCAATGTTTTTGTTTCTCCTTTATGTtgctgatgatgataatgatgacagTTGATGCGATGATGACATTTGTGGCAGAGTACTCTGGCGGACAATGAGATAAACTTTGATGTGGGTTCGTGTCTGCGCTGGATACAcacacactgaaataaattttgttgtggaaactaccgattccatagtaaaattactaaccgtacctatgattctcaaccgacaacaaaatctgttaagataactgaaatatgcttgaaattacaatgcattgtagtaaattcaactaaaaacatggtcgtctcaacaacaaaacattgttattttttccaggacacgcattttacaacacagtatggttaaaaatacaatgctcatttgttaaattaagattatttttggtaatgttaacagcactgctagttaagttgacagtgttttagtggaattaactgaaaattgttgtcggttgagaatcataggtacggttagtaattttactatagaatcggtagtttccacaacaaaatttatttcagtgcagaaagtattttaaattgttttaagcccagtttcatgttcgaaaggaatcgcttaaggttgaagcacagacaaacagacgtaacatgaaatttccatcgaccacgcttttaacgatcattttaaattttcatagttgaggctttcacaaccagaggcgtgcgcagcgtttttctatgtgtttgaaatttcacactagcgctttctgttgacgatatggcacaacacagtgtttcgtgcaacttctccaccaggtgatggtagtgggaactgggcgatagatttccatgaaaatcgttcaaggtgttacgtctgtttgtctgtggttgaaggattcgtcattgacatcatcgtcatcattgaaaattcgaaagcagttttctcgtttaaaactgaaatttccgcagtgaaaatgtattcactgtgatCCATTCTCCACCCGCAATAAAGTGAATACATTTTGACTGCGGAAATATCAGTTTTGAAcgtgaaaactgctttcgaattctcaatgatgacgattatgtcaatgacgaatccttcaaccttaagaaaCTTATTGAGAGATTTCTGGCAGATGCAGAAACTTTTtacacggtgactgccatttgaaccaaGGGGTTTCCAACAAGTTTTTTTTAGTGACAAGTAATCAATGATTACTTTTGATTTCTTTGAGTAGGTAACcataacccaactaacatttttgctgtataagagcttaaacgagctttcttccaaaagcgtttgctccataagcttttatgcagctacttttgttagtagggaagtcTTGCCCAGTGTTGGTAAATTCACACTAaaagctcactcatgaaccgctcctgcgtgagcaaactttcgcttacacggagacaaatttcgttcgtttgaaacaaaaatattcatgaacACTTTTAGCTGCTATGAAACGTCTATGTGAAAAAGTATAGATATCTAGGATGGATTGCTTGATGGAAACTTGTCTTATACacagtagtgtgggtcatcggaaccgttttctcagatcaaagcttttttggttccgtttcgggtcctgagtatctgtgcaaaatttgagcacgattggttgcctctacactttgcgcattgcaattgaaatttgtatgggattttgtatgggaaaacatacttttttgcatttttgtcataagttgaaaaagtttgtctgaaactttttaaccgatactataaaatgatagccttggatgctctgaaaaactttgttgaagaccgtaaAACGATCCgaagcttgtgaaaatagttataaccaacgaaccgcatgcatgtgcttatgttttaacatgtaaaggaataacaatagcaacaaaatcatgctgtttcgccaagcaatgttaacgctataacttttttcacaagaatcagatcactttgcggtcttcgacaaagttattcaggacaccctaggctatgtttttactttaacggttacatggttttagaaaaattcgagcttgttatgagagaaatgcaaaaaagtgtgttttcccatgtaaaaccccatacaaacttcaaacgcgatgcgcaaaacgtagacataaccaatcgtgctcaaattttgcactctTATTTGGggcctgaaatgggatcaaaaaagctttgatctgatgggataacattaaatttttcatttttccatataaacgatgacccactctaatacacagCTTATCGTAAGGTTGAAGGTTTATCACTAAACGATGTTCATGATCATTATTACTGAATGTTTcccttattatttattattattttaagccCTAGGTTGATTTACCTCGGAGGATGTTTCCCTTAAAAGAgagaggaaaggaaaggaaagatttCGCAAACCCAATTGTATTATTCATTATTTATTGATATGGTCTGTAAATGAAAATATGTACATTTTAAAACTGTCAAAATGGGTACAAACAGCTTTAAGAATAACAGAGGAAGCATTCCAAAAACAGGCCGCAGAATAGACAGACACCATTTCATAAATGTGAAGAATCTGGAAAAAATGAATATTCAGCGAATACATCAGGAACGTCTTGTCTTCTGCTGTAAACGAACGTGGAAAATAGAGAACCAAACCAACTTACACTGAAGTCTACA contains:
- the LOC109414398 gene encoding uncharacterized protein LOC109414398 produces the protein MIASRALLLGRLLQRVASSPATRATVRNQLVRHGHDVAYRMNGPKPDMMVRVGAQVAGGMMWWWVLWHLFHEYEHITGEFDYPDPTLWTNAELGIPADDE